A segment of the Oligoflexia bacterium genome:
TTGTTCTGGAGGAACTCCAACGCCAACGCCAACACCAACACCAACACCAACACCAACACCAACACCAACACCAACACCTACGCCAACAGCAACAACACCTACGCCAACAGCAACAACGCCTACGCCAACGCCAAGCCCAACACCTACACCTACGCCCACACCAACAGCAACAACGCCTACGCCAACGCCAAGCCCTACACCTACGCCAAGTCCAACACCAACGCCAACCCCTACAACAGGCTGTGGAAGGATTTGCCGAATTATATCACCAGAACCATTTAAAGAGCCGCGCTGTGAAACATTTGATACATGTTCAAGTACAGTGATGGCAGGTCCTTTGCATTGTCCTGATACAGTCGGTTGTCCGGGCTATACTCCACCAACGCCTACGCCAACGCCAAGTCCAACACCAACACCAACACCTACGCCAACCATAACGCCGTCGCCAAGTCCAACGCCAACGCCAAGTCCAACGCCGTGTACAAACTCAACCTATACCTATAATCCTTTTTATGAGTGTGATGACCTTGGTTGTCCAGTGGATATTGTTTTCCAGCGTACGCGTTGTCAAGGAGGCAGTTTGGTCACAGTTACTACAACAATGAGTTGTTCAGATCAGATTAACTTTAGTTTTTCAGTGGCCAACGGAACAACACCGGTGGTTTATTGTGATGGGTCACCTCCACCACCAACAGCAACGCCCACACCAACAGCAACAACGCCTACGCCTACGCCATCACCTACATCTACAGGTGGCAGTGGATGTAGCGGGGCCTATTGTGTTTTTGAAGGTACCAACGGTAGCTTGTGTACGTTGCGAGCATGTACCGACGGTGATCTTGTAGGCTATACATCATGTTCACAAAGTGTTTGTGATGTGTATGGTACATCGACATGTGCGCCAGCATGCGGATATTAACCACACACAAAATAATTGTATGCCCAAGAACTGTATAAGTATTTATAAAATATCTATTGCTCAATAAAAATAAATCAGTGATTGCTAAAAAACATTAACTTAAGTATAAAGACTTGCCAAAAGAGGTGTACTTTATGGCAAATTCTTCTACTGAGATTCAAACCGCATTATCCTTTGATGATGTTCTTTTGCTGCCGCAAGAAAGCGCAGTTTTACCCAGAAATGTTGAGCTGAAAACTCAATTAACCAAAACAATTAAGCTCAATACCCCTATCATATCGGCTGCGATGGATACAGTCACTGAAGCGCAATTGGCCATAAGGATGGCGCAAGAAGGTGCTTTGGGTGTGGTGCATAGAAACATGACCATTGAGCGACAAGCGGCAGAAGTAAAAAAAGTTAAAAAATCTGAAAGCGGGATGGTGAAAGACCCCATTACCATGCAGCCCAATGAAACTGTACAAAAAGCCTTGAATATTATGTTAGAGCATAAAATCAGTGGCATTCCAGTCACTGTAGGTAAAGAACTTAAAGGTATAGTTACCAACAGGGATTTGCAATTTGAAAGCAATATGCAGTTGACAGTCAGTGAAGTGATGACCAAAAAACTGGTGACAGCTCAAGAAGGTGTTAGTTTAGAGGAAGCCAAAGCCTTGTTGCATCAGCATAGAATTGAAAAATTATTGGTGGTGGATAAAAAACAAGAACTCAAAGGTTTGATTACCATTAGAGATATTAAAAAAGCCAGTGAGTTTCCACATGCCTCAAAAGATAAAGAAGCAAGGTTGCTCTGTGGAGCAGCTGTTGGTACGGGTGAAGATACCTTAGATAGAGTCACAGCTCTACTAGAAGCGGGTGTGGATGTTGTGGTTGTAGATACTGCTCATGGACATTCCAGTGGAGTATTGCAAAAAATAAATGAAATAAGAAAAAAATTTAATCACATTCAAATTATTGCCGGAAATATTGCAACAGAACAAGCAGCTTTGGCTTTGATTGATGCGGGTGTAGATGCAGTTAAAGTAGGAATTGGACCGGGCTCTATTTGTACTACAAGAATTATTGCAGGTATTGGGGTGCCACAGTTGACGGCAATTATGAATGTTGCAAAGGCGGCTAAGAAAAAAAATATTCCTGTGATAGCAGATGGTGGGATTAAATATTCTGGGGATATTGTCAAAGCTTTAGCAGCAGGGGCATCAAGCGTGATGATTGGCTCACTTTTAGCTGGAACCAAGGAAGCACCGGGCGAACAAGTTTTATATCAAGGGAGAACATTTAAGACTTATAGAGGTATGGGCTCATTGGGAGCTATGAAGGGTGGATCTGCGGATCGGTATTTTCAAGATCAGATGACTGCCGAGTACAAGTTGGTACCAGAAGGCATTGAAGGCAGAGTACCATATAAAGGGTCATTGAGTAATGTAATTCACCAATTAACTGGAGGTTTAAGAGCCGGTATGGGTTATGTAGGAGCTAAAGACATTCCTAACTTACATAAAAGAGCAAAGTTTGTCCGAATCACCCAATCAGGTCTAAGAGAAAGCCACGTCCATGACGTAAGCATAACCAAGGAGACACCAAATTATCAGACAATGAGTTAAGAGAGTAAGGTAAGAGATGAAAAAAAATATAGACTTGGTTTTGGGTTTGATCTTAATGTTAACGGCCTGTGGGGGATCAACAAAAGAGAATATTACTCTCAACCAAGAACAACAACAAACAATTTTAGAGTTTTTAGTAGATGTCACACAGGAAGATATTATTGACGCTGCTATTTTTGCAGCGGTAGATACATCCGTGAATAGTTTTTTTGCAAACTTGTCTTGCACAATGGGTGATATGGATGTGCAAGGCCAAGCACAGTTGAACATTATGTCAGGTAATGTGCAATGGATAGCTCAAAACCTTGGGCAAAGCAGCTGTTCCTTTTTAAGCGATACACTTAAAATTACCTCGGCCCAATTGGACTGGTCAGGACAAAATAGCATTTTAGGTTTGGGTGCAACAAGCCTATATGGCGAATTACAAATTGCTTTAGAAGACTTAGAGCCGCAATTGTGCGAAGTTTCCTTGCAAATCAATGCAATTGTTAATCAAGTGGCAGTAGAAGGTTTGTTGTGCAAGGTGCCCGTACAAGCAGTGTTTAATACATGATTGATTTTTACTGTAAGGTAGACAAAAGAAGGTTTGAAGTGAACAAAATAAAACAAAGCTGGAGAAAACAATAATGATTTTAGTCTTAGATTATGGATCGCAATACACACAGTTGATTGCAAGAAGGGTGCGTGAAATGCAAGTGTTTTCAAAGGTGGTTGCTTTTGACGATAATTTAGAAACTTATAAAGATCAGGTTAAAGGCATTATTCTTTCAGGGGGTCCAGCATCTGTTTATGACCATCTTTCGCCGTATTTGCCCAAAGAAATACTGCAATGGGATGTTCCTATTTTAGGGATATGTTATGGGGCGCAACTTCTTAGCCAAGAATTTGGCGGTAAAGTTGAGGCATGCACACATAGAGAGTTTGGTTCTTCACAAGTTAAAATAGAAAAAGCAACAAGCATATTTGCAGGGATTGACAGCAATAAGACATATGAAATGTGGATGAGTCATGGTGATCAGATAGAGAGTATTCCCAAAGCTTGGCAGGTTACAGCCACAACACGGACCTGTCCTTATGCTGGCTTTGAATCAGATGATACAAACATATTTGGCGTTCAGTTTCATCCAGAAGTTGTACATTCAAGCATTGGAAAGCAGGTGTTGAATAATTTTGTTGTTGAGATCTGTAAAGCTAAAAAAGATTGGACCATGGAACATTTTATTGAAACGCAAAGTGAAATCATAAAAAAACAGGTGGGTGATGCGCATGTTATTTGCGCACTTTCTGGAGGAGTGGACTCTTCCGTTGTGGCTATCCTTTTACATAAAATTTTAGGGCAACAGTTAACCTGTATTTTTGTTGATCATGGTTTATTGCGTAAAAATGAACGTGAACAAGTAGAGCGTGATGTTAAAGATGCATTTTCTTTGAACATGATTACGGTTGATGCCAAAGATTTATTCATGTCCAAGCTAAAAGGTGTCAGTGATCCTGAGAAAAAACGTAAAATTATTGGTAATACCTTTATTGAAGTTTTTGATGAAGAAGCAAAAAAAATAAAAGATGTTCAGTTTTTAGCGCAGGGAACACTGTATCCAGATGTTATTGAAAGTGTGTCACATCGTGGCCCATCCGTGACCATTAAAAGTCATCATAATGTAGGGGGCTTACCAGAAAAAATGAACTTAAAGTTGATTGAACCCGTAAGAGAATTGTTTAAAGATGAAGTGCGTTTGTTGGGTCAAGAATTAGGCTTACCCAAAAATTTTATTGAACGACACCCTTTTCCTGGACCAGGCTTAGCCATAAGAGTGTTGGGAGAGCTTGAAGAAAATAAAATTAAAACGTTGCAAGAAGCAGACGCTATTTTTATTGAAGAATTAAAAAGTCAAAATTTATACCAAGAAACTTGGCAGGCTTTTGCAACTTTATTGCCGGTTAAAACTGTGGGTGTCATGGGTGATCAACGGACCTATGAAAATGTTTGTGCATTGCGAGCAGTCACCAGTGTTGATGGAATGACGGCCAAATGGGCTCATTTACCGCATGATTTTTTAGCGCATGTGTCCAATAGAATCATCAATGAAGTGAAAGGCATAAATAGAGTGGTGTATGATATCAGCAGTAAGCCACCGGCCACCATCGAATGGGAATAAAAAATTTTGCCTGTGCTTTTGCGGGAATGGCGATTTTTCCAAATACCTTCGTTGCCAGTCGTTCAAAATCCTCGACGTAGGTGGACTACGCCTCCGGTTTTTCTCTCCTTTGCGCCTCGGTCTTCGAAAAACTTACCATTCCTTTTATAAACTAAATAAGAAAAATCGATCTGTACAAAACTTTCCATTTCTTGAAGGCTTTATAATTATGGGTGCCTTGAGAAAAATAAATTTCGTACAGCGAGTTTGGGCAGCTTTGCTGCCCCACTGTTTGAGCTGGTAGAAAATATTTTTCTCAAGTACACTTTACTTAGGTGTTTTCAATAGTTATAAATGCGTTAGTTTATGAAAAAATATAAAATGACCTGTCACTGTGCTGGAGTTGAGATAGAGGTTCAGTTAAACAAGGGATTAGAAAAAATTAGACGATGCAATTGCTCTATTTGTTCTCGCAAAGGTGCAGTTGTTGCATCAGTGCCTTTGCAGTACTTAAAGGTTGTTAAAGGTCAAGATCTCTTACAGTTGTACACATTTAATACGCACACAGCTAAGCACTATTTTTGCAAAGTCTGTGGTATTTACACGCATCATCAAAGACGTTCTGATCCAACAGAATATGGAATTAACATTGCTTGTATTGACGGCGTGAATATTGAAAATTATAAAAGTGTACCTTATAGTGATGGGATCAACCATCCAAAGGATGTATAAAAACACTGAGACATGAGGTTTAATCCATGTCTCAGTGATCTTGAATGAATTAGTTAAATCATTCAAATACACACTAGTATTTGATGGTAATGCTAGCACGTTGGCTTTCATCTTCCATGTTGTAACAGGTTGCAGTTCTGTTTTTCCCCATGCTTGGTTTAGGAGCTCTAAACAGATAACCTTTTTTGTCACCAGAATCATAACGAACGCCAAGCACTTCACTACTCACACCAGTATAGTTCAACCAGTCATCCTCGCCGCCAATGTAAACTTGAGGGTTTGGATCAATATCTTTGTGCCCAACAAAGCCAGTTAAAGCCGGATCAAAAGAACAATTAAGTTTATAGACCTCTTCTACGCCTGAAAGTTCAAGAACATGAAACTTGCCTTCCTGCATTGTCACAATTCCGCCGGCAGGCAGCGTTACATAGTCACCGACTTTTGTAATTTCTTGCCAATAGGTTTCATCCAGTTCTGACTCAGAAAGCTCCTCATGACTAAAATCAGGATGGACATGCTCTAATGCTTGATTGAGTGCAATTTTTTCTTTTAAAGCATAAAGCTTAAAAGTTATTTTATTTTGTTGAGCATACAAATTGGTGCTCATCAAAATCAGTGTTAGTAATAATAAATTTTTCATCATAATCTCCTTAATGGTTAATTTTTAAAAATAATTAACACTCAGAGATGAATATTAAATGAACAGATGACTTCTAAGATGCATTAAAATATTTTAAGACAATGCAATGATAGATAAAATTAATGGTCATAGGGTAGAGATTGTTGTAGGTTGTGAGTATGCTAGATTCATTGATTCAATATTTATTGGCTTGGCTTCCTTTTGTGCTTTTGATTTTTATTTGGTTTGCTCTGTTCAGAGCGGTACAAAAAACTGATCTATTAAATAAAGTTTTTCCAAATGCAAGTAGCAGTTTAATAAAGCCAATTTTACTAGTTTGTGTCTTTGTGATTGTTGTTATCTCAGTGTTGATGACTTTGCCTATTAATATTGCTTCAAGAGGACAGTTACTTAACTTGTTTGGGGTGGTTACCGCTGCCGCTATTGCTTTGTCTTCAACAACTTTTTTAGGCAATATTATGGCGGGGATGATGCTAAGGT
Coding sequences within it:
- the guaB gene encoding IMP dehydrogenase, translating into MANSSTEIQTALSFDDVLLLPQESAVLPRNVELKTQLTKTIKLNTPIISAAMDTVTEAQLAIRMAQEGALGVVHRNMTIERQAAEVKKVKKSESGMVKDPITMQPNETVQKALNIMLEHKISGIPVTVGKELKGIVTNRDLQFESNMQLTVSEVMTKKLVTAQEGVSLEEAKALLHQHRIEKLLVVDKKQELKGLITIRDIKKASEFPHASKDKEARLLCGAAVGTGEDTLDRVTALLEAGVDVVVVDTAHGHSSGVLQKINEIRKKFNHIQIIAGNIATEQAALALIDAGVDAVKVGIGPGSICTTRIIAGIGVPQLTAIMNVAKAAKKKNIPVIADGGIKYSGDIVKALAAGASSVMIGSLLAGTKEAPGEQVLYQGRTFKTYRGMGSLGAMKGGSADRYFQDQMTAEYKLVPEGIEGRVPYKGSLSNVIHQLTGGLRAGMGYVGAKDIPNLHKRAKFVRITQSGLRESHVHDVSITKETPNYQTMS
- the guaA gene encoding glutamine-hydrolyzing GMP synthase, which produces MILVLDYGSQYTQLIARRVREMQVFSKVVAFDDNLETYKDQVKGIILSGGPASVYDHLSPYLPKEILQWDVPILGICYGAQLLSQEFGGKVEACTHREFGSSQVKIEKATSIFAGIDSNKTYEMWMSHGDQIESIPKAWQVTATTRTCPYAGFESDDTNIFGVQFHPEVVHSSIGKQVLNNFVVEICKAKKDWTMEHFIETQSEIIKKQVGDAHVICALSGGVDSSVVAILLHKILGQQLTCIFVDHGLLRKNEREQVERDVKDAFSLNMITVDAKDLFMSKLKGVSDPEKKRKIIGNTFIEVFDEEAKKIKDVQFLAQGTLYPDVIESVSHRGPSVTIKSHHNVGGLPEKMNLKLIEPVRELFKDEVRLLGQELGLPKNFIERHPFPGPGLAIRVLGELEENKIKTLQEADAIFIEELKSQNLYQETWQAFATLLPVKTVGVMGDQRTYENVCALRAVTSVDGMTAKWAHLPHDFLAHVSNRIINEVKGINRVVYDISSKPPATIEWE
- a CDS encoding GFA family protein, translating into MKKYKMTCHCAGVEIEVQLNKGLEKIRRCNCSICSRKGAVVASVPLQYLKVVKGQDLLQLYTFNTHTAKHYFCKVCGIYTHHQRRSDPTEYGINIACIDGVNIENYKSVPYSDGINHPKDV